From Desulfobacterales bacterium, the proteins below share one genomic window:
- a CDS encoding exopolyphosphatase yields MSQTSKKYRLLTRSDLDGLICAVLIKYLDIVDEIQLIDHPSQMQANEINVTERDITTNLPYVPGVHLAIDHHVSETLRNRKDPRHVIDPDAPSAARVVYNYYGGSKTFPAFFDEMMAAVDKADSGQFTRDEILHPDGWPLLNFLVDQRTGIEDWGKFRISEQQFKLDLIDYCLKMQINEILEVPDVKERTEIYFTYEKQYKEQLKARASMVSNIVVLDFRDQPLMYPGNRFIVYALFPDANISVLIRRDTDKDQITFSVGKSIINPTSQKNIGEIMLGYGGGGHRAAGACHVALERADAVYQELIAALADEPGQPT; encoded by the coding sequence ATGAGCCAAACGTCAAAAAAATACCGCCTGTTAACCCGAAGTGATCTGGACGGGTTGATATGCGCGGTGCTGATCAAATATCTGGATATTGTGGATGAGATCCAATTAATCGATCATCCGAGTCAGATGCAGGCCAATGAAATCAACGTCACGGAGCGGGACATCACCACCAATCTGCCCTATGTGCCGGGCGTGCATCTGGCCATTGATCATCATGTGTCCGAGACCTTAAGAAACAGGAAAGATCCCCGGCATGTGATTGATCCGGATGCCCCTTCAGCCGCCCGGGTGGTTTATAATTATTATGGGGGCAGCAAAACCTTTCCGGCGTTTTTTGATGAAATGATGGCCGCGGTGGATAAAGCGGATTCAGGCCAATTCACCCGGGATGAAATTCTGCACCCTGATGGCTGGCCGCTTCTTAATTTTCTGGTGGATCAGCGCACCGGTATTGAGGATTGGGGGAAGTTCCGGATTTCAGAACAACAGTTCAAGCTTGATCTTATCGATTACTGCCTGAAAATGCAAATTAATGAAATCCTTGAGGTTCCGGACGTAAAAGAGCGGACCGAAATCTACTTCACCTATGAAAAGCAGTATAAGGAGCAGCTAAAAGCCCGGGCCTCCATGGTTTCCAATATTGTGGTCCTGGATTTCCGGGATCAGCCGCTAATGTATCCCGGAAACCGATTTATTGTTTATGCGCTGTTTCCGGACGCGAATATTTCGGTTTTGATCCGGCGGGATACGGACAAGGATCAGATTACATTTTCCGTGGGAAAGTCGATTATCAATCCCACGTCGCAGAAAAATATCGGGGAAATCATGCTGGGTTACGGCGGCGGCGGCCATCGGGCCGCAGGCGCCTGCCATGTGGCCTTGGAGCGGGCAGATGCGGTTTACCAGGAACTGATCGCCGCATTAGCCGATGAACCCGGACAGCCAACGTAA
- a CDS encoding protein GlmU — MKNLKSCLLSKGVQMPVPESVELGPDIDPERISGDNVTIHAGCRIFGQHTFIGAGAEIGLEAPATIDNCQVGPNVQLKGGFFSQAVFLGGAACGSCAHVRSGTILEEAASIAHSVGLKQTILFPYVTLGSLINFCDCLMAGGTGKKNHSEVGSAYIHFNFTPQQDKATASLIGEVPGGVMLDKPPIFLGGQGGLVGPCRLTYGITIAAGTIYRKDELRPDRLIFGGSEKSGNISYKSGAYRNVKRIFLNNLIYIGNLLALGKWYQTVRSQFISDAFPQPLYDGLTARLDQAVSERIKRLHSFFEKLAGAPENDTSIPARQKQALYERRTEITEALEKKLDLEGSDGSDANAARDQLLEAVRSGISASGTDYLSVIKNLSADDRASGTRWLQASVDAVVAEALDIVPEFKTEKG, encoded by the coding sequence ATGAAAAATTTAAAATCATGCTTGCTGAGCAAGGGCGTGCAGATGCCGGTGCCGGAGTCCGTGGAACTGGGCCCGGACATTGATCCGGAACGGATCTCCGGTGATAATGTGACCATTCACGCGGGCTGCAGAATTTTCGGGCAACACACCTTTATCGGCGCCGGCGCTGAAATCGGCCTGGAAGCCCCGGCCACCATTGACAATTGCCAGGTGGGGCCGAATGTCCAATTAAAGGGCGGATTTTTCAGCCAGGCGGTTTTTCTGGGGGGCGCCGCATGCGGCTCCTGCGCCCATGTGCGGAGCGGCACCATCCTGGAAGAAGCCGCAAGCATCGCCCACAGCGTGGGGCTTAAGCAGACCATCCTGTTTCCATATGTTACACTGGGAAGCCTGATCAATTTCTGCGACTGTCTTATGGCCGGTGGTACCGGTAAAAAAAACCACAGTGAAGTGGGCAGCGCCTATATCCATTTCAACTTCACCCCCCAGCAGGACAAAGCCACCGCATCTCTTATCGGCGAAGTGCCCGGCGGGGTGATGCTGGATAAACCGCCCATATTCTTAGGCGGGCAGGGCGGACTGGTCGGTCCCTGCCGCCTTACCTACGGCATCACCATTGCCGCGGGCACCATCTACCGCAAAGACGAGTTAAGGCCGGACCGCCTGATTTTCGGGGGCAGTGAAAAATCCGGCAACATTTCATATAAATCCGGGGCATACCGGAACGTTAAAAGAATTTTCCTGAACAACCTCATATACATCGGCAATCTGCTGGCGCTTGGCAAATGGTATCAGACGGTGCGATCCCAATTTATATCCGACGCATTTCCCCAGCCCCTCTACGACGGCCTGACCGCCCGGCTGGATCAGGCTGTTTCTGAGCGGATCAAGCGGCTTCATTCATTTTTTGAAAAGCTGGCCGGTGCTCCGGAAAACGATACATCCATTCCGGCCCGGCAGAAACAGGCGCTTTATGAGAGGCGCACGGAAATCACTGAGGCGCTTGAAAAGAAATTGGATTTGGAGGGCTCAGACGGATCGGATGCCAATGCCGCCCGGGATCAGCTGCTTGAAGCGGTTAGATCCGGAATTTCAGCATCCGGAACCGATTATCTTTCGGTCATCAAAAACCTTTCCGCAGATGACCGGGCCTCCGGCACCCGGTGGCTGCAGGCCAGTGTGGACGCAGTGGTCGCCGAAGCCCTTGACATCGTTCCTGAATTTAAAACAGAGAAAGGCTGA
- the xseA gene encoding exodeoxyribonuclease VII large subunit: protein MTKIERNIYTVSELTQKIKALLEEKYPFIWINGEISNFKIPASGHYYFTLKDDAAQISAVMFRGQNKRLKFLPEDGMSVTGYGRVSVYAPRGAYQIILEYLEPSGVGTLQAAFEQLKVKLSEEGLFDASFKKPLPFLPQKICLITSATGAVVHDMIRVMGRRFPNIHIEIIPVSVQGDAAVDEICAAIDLINYRNDADLAILARGGGSLEDLWPFNSEKMARAIFASGIPIVSAVGHETDYTIADFVADLRAPTPSAAAEIVVPVKTELVNRAHQLTRQLVSGFSGFLNQQQRHIQQLTDRLVHPQRRLDDLKLRLDDYSERLYGAFKRAVRREAERLQWRTDRLYKNTPQAMIQLRRNQLIQLSSQMRAAAETHVTTRALTLRALNGRLHALNPAAVLDRGYSIARRVSDQSIIQDAAAVQSGELLELLLAKGTIICRAEGNQEDGQENV from the coding sequence ATGACAAAAATTGAACGCAACATATATACCGTCAGCGAACTGACGCAAAAAATTAAAGCGCTGCTTGAAGAAAAATATCCATTTATTTGGATTAACGGTGAAATTTCTAATTTTAAAATCCCGGCATCCGGACACTATTACTTCACCTTAAAAGATGATGCCGCACAGATCAGCGCGGTCATGTTTCGCGGCCAGAACAAGCGGCTTAAATTTTTACCCGAGGACGGCATGAGTGTGACCGGGTACGGCCGGGTCAGCGTGTATGCCCCGCGCGGCGCCTACCAGATAATCCTTGAGTACCTGGAGCCGTCCGGTGTCGGCACCCTGCAGGCGGCATTTGAACAACTTAAAGTAAAACTTTCAGAAGAAGGCCTGTTTGACGCAAGTTTTAAAAAGCCCCTGCCGTTTCTGCCGCAAAAAATCTGCCTGATCACCTCAGCCACCGGTGCGGTGGTCCATGACATGATCCGGGTGATGGGCCGGCGGTTTCCGAATATCCATATTGAAATCATTCCGGTCAGCGTTCAGGGAGATGCGGCCGTGGATGAGATTTGCGCCGCCATTGATCTTATAAATTACCGAAATGATGCGGATCTGGCCATTCTCGCCCGGGGCGGCGGCTCGCTGGAGGATTTGTGGCCCTTTAATTCCGAAAAAATGGCCCGGGCGATATTTGCCTCTGGCATCCCGATCGTGTCCGCAGTCGGCCATGAAACCGATTATACGATTGCCGATTTTGTGGCCGATCTTCGGGCGCCCACGCCCTCGGCTGCGGCTGAAATCGTGGTTCCGGTTAAAACCGAGCTGGTAAACCGCGCCCATCAGCTGACCCGGCAGCTTGTATCCGGCTTTTCCGGGTTTTTGAATCAACAGCAACGGCACATTCAGCAGTTGACCGACCGGCTCGTACATCCCCAACGACGGCTGGATGATTTAAAGCTCCGCCTGGATGATTATTCCGAACGGCTTTACGGCGCATTTAAGCGAGCGGTCCGCCGGGAAGCCGAACGGCTGCAGTGGCGAACCGACAGGCTTTATAAAAACACGCCGCAGGCCATGATTCAATTGCGGCGAAACCAGTTAATACAGTTAAGCAGCCAGATGCGGGCCGCAGCAGAGACACACGTCACCACCCGGGCATTGACGCTAAGGGCCCTTAATGGCAGACTGCACGCTTTAAACCCGGCAGCGGTGCTGGACAGGGGATACAGCATTGCCCGCCGGGTTTCGGATCAGTCGATTATACAGGATGCCGCCGCTGTCCAATCCGGAGAGCTGCTTGAATTGCTTTTAGCCAAGGGAACCATTATCTGCCGTGCGGAGGGAAACCAGGAAGATGGCCAAGAAAACGTTTGA
- the glmM gene encoding phosphoglucosamine mutase produces the protein MPQLFGTDGIRGKANHYPMTPEVALKAGRSLVKTLSSKKKAKNVLIGKDTRLSGDMLECAIAAGICSAGADAHICGVLPTPGIAYLTASESMDAGVVISASHNPYADNGIKIFNSSGFKLSMEMEAAIDRMIQDADPDMFMSYKDAIGTVRPRPMLENQYAEFLIQTLSGARPLSGFHVVLDCSNGATYRVAPQVFESLGARVSTICAAPDGKNINQGCGSQDTAKLKEMVTAQGADIGLAFDGDGDRLIAVDETGRNATGDQILAICAKYLKEGGRLPNNRVVSTVMSNVGFHKAMAELGIELIITDVGDRYVLEQMKALGSVIGGEDSGHMIFLERHTSGDGILTGLRLIQVMLETGKSLSQLSSVMAVYPQVLMNVKINEKQDIYQIPEIKGVISDIEQKLGQQGRVLVRYSGTQPLCRVMVEGPDAEQTHKYCAEIVDVIQAKIGVGE, from the coding sequence ATGCCGCAATTATTTGGCACAGACGGCATCCGGGGCAAAGCCAACCATTATCCCATGACCCCGGAGGTGGCGCTTAAGGCCGGCAGATCCCTGGTTAAAACATTATCGTCCAAGAAAAAAGCCAAAAACGTGCTGATTGGCAAAGACACCCGGCTTTCCGGGGATATGCTGGAATGCGCCATTGCCGCGGGCATTTGTTCCGCCGGAGCGGATGCCCATATCTGCGGGGTTTTACCAACCCCCGGCATTGCCTATCTGACGGCCTCGGAATCCATGGATGCCGGCGTGGTGATTTCCGCCTCACACAATCCCTATGCGGATAATGGCATCAAAATTTTTAATTCATCCGGCTTCAAGCTTTCCATGGAAATGGAGGCGGCTATTGACCGCATGATTCAGGATGCGGATCCGGACATGTTTATGTCATACAAGGATGCCATCGGTACGGTCCGGCCGCGCCCTATGCTTGAAAACCAATATGCTGAGTTTTTAATCCAAACCCTGTCTGGGGCCAGACCTTTATCCGGGTTTCATGTGGTGCTTGACTGCTCAAACGGGGCCACCTACCGGGTAGCGCCCCAGGTATTTGAATCCCTTGGCGCGCGCGTGAGCACGATCTGTGCCGCACCTGACGGCAAAAACATCAACCAGGGCTGCGGCTCCCAGGATACGGCCAAATTAAAGGAAATGGTGACAGCGCAGGGGGCGGATATCGGCCTGGCATTTGACGGTGACGGGGACCGTCTGATTGCGGTTGATGAAACCGGGCGCAATGCGACCGGGGATCAGATTCTGGCCATCTGCGCGAAATATTTAAAAGAGGGCGGCAGGCTTCCCAACAACCGGGTCGTCAGCACAGTGATGAGCAATGTCGGCTTTCACAAGGCCATGGCGGAACTTGGCATTGAGCTCATTATTACCGATGTGGGCGACCGCTACGTGTTAGAGCAGATGAAGGCGCTCGGTTCGGTAATCGGGGGCGAGGATTCCGGGCACATGATATTTCTGGAGCGCCACACCTCCGGGGATGGGATTTTAACCGGACTTCGGCTGATTCAGGTAATGCTTGAAACCGGAAAATCTTTATCCCAGCTCTCGTCGGTTATGGCCGTTTACCCCCAGGTGCTCATGAATGTGAAGATCAATGAAAAACAGGATATATACCAGATCCCGGAAATAAAAGGGGTAATTTCAGATATCGAGCAAAAACTGGGGCAGCAGGGACGGGTGCTGGTCCGATACTCGGGCACCCAGCCCTTGTGCCGGGTGATGGTCGAGGGCCCGGATGCGGAGCAGACCCATAAGTATTGCGCGGAAATTGTGGATGTGATTCAGGCGAAAATAGGGGTTGGGGAGTAG
- a CDS encoding beta-ketoacyl-ACP synthase III: MTRAVIKSTGRCLPDRVVTNHDLTQWMETSDEWIVQRTGIQERRWVPEEGNVGASDLGLEASKIALERAGWTPEDIDLIIFATLSPDIFFPGSGCLLQHKLGLKQTPALDIRQQCTGFLYGLEIADAYIRSGMAQRVLLVGAEVHSTGLDLSTEGRDVTVIFGDGAGAVCVEALETEEPVGVLSSCLHAQGEYAESLMLELPASRNNPRITEDGMKERRHYPTMDGSRIFKLAVKRLPEVTMKALEKAGLSLADVDMIFPHQANLRINQFYQKALELPDDKMFNNIQRYGNTTAGTIPIALDEALEQNLLKKNATLVFSGLGAGVTWGAMIYRMP, from the coding sequence ATGACAAGAGCAGTGATTAAATCCACAGGCCGTTGTTTACCGGACAGGGTGGTCACCAACCATGATTTAACCCAGTGGATGGAAACCTCGGATGAATGGATTGTGCAGCGGACCGGCATTCAAGAGCGGCGATGGGTTCCCGAAGAAGGCAATGTCGGGGCCTCCGACCTGGGGCTTGAGGCTTCCAAAATCGCCCTTGAGCGGGCTGGCTGGACGCCTGAAGACATTGACCTCATCATCTTTGCCACGCTTAGTCCGGATATCTTCTTCCCCGGTTCCGGATGCCTGCTTCAGCATAAGCTGGGCCTTAAACAAACACCGGCCCTGGACATCCGGCAGCAGTGCACCGGATTTTTATACGGCCTCGAAATCGCGGACGCCTATATCCGAAGCGGCATGGCCCAGCGGGTCTTGCTGGTGGGCGCGGAAGTGCACAGCACCGGCCTTGACCTCTCCACCGAGGGCCGGGATGTGACCGTAATTTTCGGGGACGGCGCAGGCGCCGTGTGTGTGGAAGCATTAGAAACGGAAGAACCGGTGGGTGTTCTTTCCTCCTGCCTGCATGCCCAGGGGGAATATGCCGAGTCTCTGATGTTGGAACTCCCGGCTTCACGCAACAATCCCCGGATTACAGAAGATGGCATGAAAGAGCGGCGGCATTACCCCACAATGGACGGCTCCCGGATTTTCAAACTTGCGGTCAAACGGCTGCCTGAGGTCACCATGAAAGCGCTGGAAAAAGCCGGACTCTCTTTGGCTGATGTGGACATGATTTTTCCGCATCAGGCCAATCTCAGAATCAACCAGTTCTACCAGAAGGCCCTGGAACTTCCGGATGACAAAATGTTTAACAATATCCAGCGCTACGGCAACACCACCGCCGGGACGATTCCGATAGCCCTTGACGAGGCATTGGAGCAGAATCTGTTAAAGAAAAACGCCACCCTTGTCTTCTCCGGCCTGGGCGCGGGTGTGACATGGGGCGCCATGATCTACCGCATGCCTTAA
- the xseB gene encoding exodeoxyribonuclease VII small subunit, whose product MAKKTFEDAMTQLEKIVQELESGDLPLEKALKKFEEGVKLSKFCFDKLEETEKKITMLTADPEGNVSEAGFPADRDEAEDD is encoded by the coding sequence ATGGCCAAGAAAACGTTTGAAGACGCCATGACCCAGCTTGAAAAAATCGTTCAGGAACTTGAATCCGGGGACCTGCCCCTGGAGAAGGCGCTTAAAAAATTTGAGGAAGGGGTAAAGCTCTCCAAGTTCTGTTTTGACAAACTGGAGGAGACCGAAAAGAAAATCACCATGCTGACCGCAGACCCGGAGGGCAATGTGAGTGAGGCCGGGTTTCCGGCCGATCGCGACGAAGCAGAGGATGATTAA
- a CDS encoding farnesyl diphosphate synthase, whose product MSESFDFNNYLDEKRQQVNQWLTDYINQRLDNRRPLCQAMSYSLMAGGKRFRPILCLAAAEAAGETNHPNVIMCGGALEMIHTYSLVHDDLPAMDNDKLRRGRPTCHVQFDEATAILAGDALLTLAFEIMADLAADHPMGARVMQHVSRAAGYQGMIEGQMRDLAAEGKTLDLDALKQVHEFKTGALIEAAVVSGALLARAGSAQIDALSEYAKNIGLAFQVTDDILNVEGDPDLMGKAAGTDLKRKKSTYPGLMGLEASKSFARELVNNALQAIAHFDTKAEPLVALAKYIIERKR is encoded by the coding sequence GTGTCCGAATCCTTTGATTTTAATAATTATCTGGATGAAAAACGCCAGCAGGTCAATCAGTGGCTCACGGATTATATCAACCAGCGGCTTGATAATCGCCGGCCGCTCTGCCAGGCCATGAGCTACTCCCTGATGGCGGGCGGAAAACGCTTCCGCCCCATTCTCTGCCTGGCGGCGGCTGAGGCCGCGGGCGAAACCAATCATCCGAATGTAATCATGTGCGGCGGCGCCCTGGAGATGATCCATACCTATTCCCTGGTTCATGACGATCTGCCGGCAATGGACAATGATAAGCTGCGGCGGGGCCGGCCCACCTGCCATGTGCAGTTTGACGAGGCCACCGCGATTTTGGCCGGCGATGCCCTGCTTACCCTGGCCTTTGAAATTATGGCGGATCTGGCCGCTGACCACCCAATGGGGGCGCGGGTCATGCAGCATGTTTCCAGGGCGGCCGGATACCAGGGAATGATAGAAGGCCAAATGCGCGATCTGGCGGCAGAGGGCAAAACCCTTGACCTGGATGCCCTCAAGCAGGTGCATGAGTTTAAAACCGGCGCCCTGATCGAGGCGGCCGTGGTGTCCGGCGCACTGCTGGCGCGCGCCGGTTCAGCCCAAATTGATGCGCTTTCCGAATATGCCAAAAACATCGGCCTGGCCTTTCAGGTAACAGATGATATTCTGAATGTGGAAGGCGACCCGGATTTGATGGGTAAAGCCGCGGGCACGGACCTTAAGCGTAAAAAATCCACTTACCCGGGACTTATGGGGCTTGAGGCATCCAAATCCTTTGCCCGCGAACTGGTCAACAATGCCTTGCAAGCGATTGCGCATTTTGATACCAAGGCAGAGCCTCTGGTTGCGCTGGCAAAGTACATTATCGAACGGAAACGCTGA
- the pgi gene encoding glucose-6-phosphate isomerase: protein MSHQALTSLPVWEKLASSAEKMELPEYHLKHLVEQESRLEQCSVSGGGLFYDYSRQRVDEQVMGYLFELADSREIREKFNQMMNGAHVNVTEDRAALHTAARQFSQDPVYDNGHNVIPDLTAVQEQIREFTQAVHNGQIKGSTGLPFKDIVVIGIGGSYLGTEFAATALSDQADQGIHLHFLSNVDIDNFSRITARISAETTLWIVISKSYTTTETMANLNQAKVFMRAQGVAPESHLVTVTSKGSPGDDPENPALATFYMFDYIGGRFSVTSAVGGVPLSLYLGYDRFERFLKGAAEMDRHAAEAPPQQNGPLIAALISIWNNNFLGYEAQGIIPYSSPLSRLAPHIQQLYMESNGKAVTVHGEPLEVDAGAIVFGEPGTNAQHSFFQLAHQGRPFPIDFIGAINPANSSYNATSKGVTNHQELWANLIAQAQALAVGKADGNPARAFSGNRPSSTILLNSLAPESIGRLLSFYEAKTVFEAFVWDINPFDQYGVELGKTMASDIRNEIARKNEDPDYEIDNRDPIRKFYLEKLFGGGL from the coding sequence ATGAGCCATCAAGCGTTAACCAGCCTGCCGGTTTGGGAGAAACTCGCGTCCAGTGCGGAAAAAATGGAACTGCCGGAATATCACCTCAAGCATCTCGTTGAGCAGGAAAGCCGGCTGGAGCAGTGTTCGGTTTCAGGGGGCGGCCTTTTCTATGATTATTCCCGCCAGCGGGTGGACGAGCAGGTTATGGGCTACCTGTTTGAACTGGCCGATAGCCGGGAGATCCGCGAAAAGTTCAATCAAATGATGAATGGCGCCCATGTCAATGTCACCGAAGACCGGGCGGCGCTTCACACCGCGGCCCGCCAGTTTTCACAAGACCCGGTCTATGATAACGGCCATAACGTTATACCGGATCTGACGGCGGTGCAAGAACAGATCCGGGAATTTACACAGGCGGTCCATAACGGGCAAATAAAGGGTTCAACCGGTCTGCCGTTTAAGGATATCGTGGTGATCGGCATCGGCGGCTCCTATCTGGGCACGGAATTTGCGGCCACCGCGCTTTCTGATCAGGCGGATCAGGGGATTCATTTACATTTTCTCTCAAATGTGGATATTGATAATTTCAGCCGGATCACCGCCCGGATTTCCGCGGAAACCACGCTCTGGATTGTGATATCAAAAAGCTATACCACCACTGAAACCATGGCCAACTTAAACCAGGCCAAAGTGTTCATGAGAGCTCAGGGGGTTGCCCCGGAATCGCATCTGGTCACGGTCACCAGCAAGGGAAGTCCCGGGGATGACCCGGAAAATCCGGCGCTTGCCACATTCTATATGTTCGACTATATCGGCGGCCGCTTCAGCGTGACCTCCGCCGTGGGCGGGGTGCCATTGAGCCTGTACCTGGGGTACGACCGGTTTGAGCGATTTTTAAAAGGCGCGGCGGAAATGGACCGCCATGCGGCCGAGGCCCCGCCCCAGCAGAACGGGCCCTTAATCGCCGCCCTGATAAGCATCTGGAACAATAATTTTCTGGGATATGAGGCCCAGGGCATCATCCCCTATTCTTCGCCGCTTTCAAGGCTTGCCCCGCATATCCAGCAGCTATACATGGAGTCCAACGGCAAGGCGGTGACCGTCCATGGAGAGCCCCTGGAAGTGGATGCCGGGGCGATTGTTTTTGGCGAGCCGGGCACCAATGCCCAGCACTCCTTTTTTCAGCTGGCGCATCAGGGCCGGCCGTTTCCTATAGATTTTATCGGTGCCATAAATCCCGCAAACAGCAGCTATAATGCCACTTCCAAGGGGGTTACCAACCATCAGGAGCTGTGGGCCAACCTGATTGCCCAGGCCCAGGCCCTTGCAGTGGGCAAAGCTGACGGCAATCCGGCGCGCGCCTTCTCCGGCAATCGCCCCTCCTCAACCATTCTTTTAAACAGCCTGGCGCCGGAAAGTATCGGCCGGCTGCTTTCTTTTTATGAGGCAAAGACAGTTTTTGAGGCGTTTGTCTGGGATATTAATCCATTTGATCAGTACGGGGTGGAACTGGGAAAAACCATGGCCTCGGATATCCGCAATGAAATCGCCCGGAAAAATGAAGATCCCGATTATGAAATTGATAACCGGGATCCCATCCGCAAGTTTTATCTGGAAAAGCTGTTTGGCGGCGGGCTTTAA
- a CDS encoding Bax inhibitor-1/YccA family protein encodes MANVQSAQTTADTRAQVQVNSFIRSVYNWMGIGLGLTALMALYVSSSEAMLQLIFGNTLIFFGLIAAELGMVFYLSARVQKIQASTATALFVIYSVLNGVTLSFIFIAYTPASIVSTLFVCAGTFVACSIFGFVTKRDLTSLGGFMFMGLIGIIIASLVNLFIQSSALTTIISYIGVLVFVGLTAYDTQKLKNMAMTQPAGLEAGVIRKGAIMGALSLYLDFINLFLMLLYIMGGRE; translated from the coding sequence ATGGCAAACGTTCAGTCAGCGCAAACGACCGCTGATACCCGCGCACAGGTACAGGTCAACAGCTTTATCCGAAGCGTCTACAACTGGATGGGCATCGGGCTGGGATTGACCGCTCTTATGGCCCTCTATGTCAGCAGCAGCGAAGCCATGCTTCAGCTGATATTCGGCAATACCCTGATCTTTTTCGGGCTTATTGCTGCGGAGCTGGGCATGGTATTTTATCTGAGCGCCAGAGTCCAGAAAATACAAGCCAGTACGGCAACAGCCCTGTTTGTAATATATTCGGTGCTTAACGGGGTGACCCTGTCCTTTATATTTATCGCCTATACACCGGCATCCATCGTGTCCACGCTATTTGTGTGCGCGGGCACATTTGTCGCGTGCAGCATATTCGGATTTGTCACCAAACGGGATCTCACATCCCTTGGCGGCTTCATGTTCATGGGGCTGATCGGCATCATTATCGCGTCCCTGGTCAACCTTTTTATTCAGAGCTCAGCCCTTACCACCATTATCAGCTATATCGGGGTGCTGGTGTTTGTGGGCCTCACCGCCTACGATACCCAGAAGCTAAAGAACATGGCCATGACCCAGCCGGCCGGACTCGAAGCCGGCGTAATCCGCAAAGGCGCTATAATGGGCGCCCTGTCACTTTATCTGGATTTTATCAACCTGTTCCTGATGCTGCTCTATATCATGGGCGGCAGGGAATAA